Below is a genomic region from Nostoc sp. UHCC 0870.
TGGATAGAGTAGTGTACTGGTTCTCATCTAATACACACTCGAAAACTGACTTTTGTACCCGTAAACCGTAGGATTCTAAAAGTTTCGCCACTTTGTTACGGCGAGTATCGCTCACAATGTCGTAGCATACTAAATAGAACATTACTACTTCACCAGGGTTAACGGTGCTTTTTGGGATTCACTGATCTTGGCAAAGTCAGAATGTGCAGGATGATGTTTGAATGCAAGCGGACGATAATATTCCACATCACCCAGCAGACACGCAAGATATTCTCGTACTTGTAAGTCCATACACTGGCGATAGCTAAATTCTCCACCGTAGGGGTGTAGTACAAATGTTCTCAACTTAGATTCCCAATGTTGCAGGAAACGTTGCAAAATATTACGTGGCTGACCTTTACCGTT
It encodes:
- the cas2 gene encoding CRISPR-associated endonuclease Cas2 — its product is MFYLVCYDIVSDTRRNKVAKLLESYGLRVQKSVFECVLDENQYTTLSKYLTRLVNKREDQVRFYPMSAHTRCKIAVLGTEPEFVIDDAAFIV